The following are encoded in a window of Salinigranum halophilum genomic DNA:
- a CDS encoding cytochrome c oxidase subunit 3 translates to MSLEEHDDHGHGGHHLPAVEDWPRGFGEASWWPFVTALGGAGIYVGAALYIMGQGESSIVGPMLGPGVTVGSIGLFLVGIYGWLYHAFVVHFWDRGIDHHSETKLRWGMIAFLGSELATFGAVFTYYFFIRAGTWPPQELPPLTSSLVIANTALLVASSFTLHWAHVAIRNEDRRNFILGLAVTLLLGVVFIGGQVLEYYEFIIGKGFTLTSGIYSSAFFGLTGLHGLHVTLGAVILGIVFVRALLGQYSAERHVSVSTASMYWHFVDVVWVFLVVVLYVGAEVA, encoded by the coding sequence ATGAGTCTGGAAGAACACGACGACCACGGTCACGGTGGTCACCACCTCCCGGCCGTCGAGGACTGGCCCCGGGGGTTCGGTGAAGCCAGCTGGTGGCCCTTCGTCACCGCGCTCGGCGGCGCGGGCATCTACGTCGGTGCCGCGCTGTACATCATGGGACAGGGAGAGAGCTCCATCGTCGGCCCGATGCTCGGTCCCGGCGTCACCGTCGGCTCCATCGGCCTGTTCCTCGTCGGCATCTACGGCTGGCTCTACCACGCCTTCGTCGTCCACTTCTGGGACCGCGGTATCGACCACCACTCCGAGACCAAGCTCCGGTGGGGGATGATCGCGTTCCTGGGCTCCGAACTCGCGACGTTCGGTGCCGTGTTCACGTACTACTTCTTCATCCGCGCGGGGACGTGGCCGCCCCAGGAGCTCCCGCCACTGACGAGTTCACTCGTCATCGCCAACACGGCGTTGCTGGTGGCCTCTTCGTTCACGCTCCACTGGGCGCACGTCGCCATCCGCAACGAGGACCGCCGGAACTTCATCCTCGGCCTCGCCGTAACGCTCCTCCTGGGCGTCGTCTTCATCGGCGGGCAGGTGCTGGAGTACTACGAGTTCATCATCGGGAAAGGATTCACGCTCACCTCCGGCATCTACTCGTCGGCGTTCTTCGGTCTGACGGGGCTGCACGGCCTGCACGTCACGCTCGGTGCCGTCATCCTCGGCATCGTCTTCGTCCGCGCCCTGCTCGGGCAGTACTCCGCGGAACGGCACGTCTCCGTCTCGACCGCCTCGATGTACTGGCACTTCGTCGACGTCGTCTGGGTGTTCCTCGTCGTCGTCCTCTACGTCGGCGCGGAAGTCGCATAA
- a CDS encoding CDGSH iron-sulfur domain-containing protein produces MSREVTHTADGPYRLTAEDIDEKYGDVAICRCGLSANRPFCDGSHRQAEDEEDGVRYKYVDGERRVVELRYVDEHAGSDGDGGDAETDASG; encoded by the coding sequence GTGTCACGAGAGGTCACCCACACCGCCGACGGACCGTACCGACTCACCGCCGAGGACATCGACGAGAAGTACGGCGACGTCGCCATCTGTCGGTGTGGACTCAGCGCGAACCGGCCGTTCTGCGACGGCTCTCACCGGCAGGCCGAAGACGAGGAGGACGGGGTCCGGTACAAGTACGTCGACGGAGAACGCCGCGTCGTCGAACTACGCTACGTCGACGAGCACGCCGGGAGCGACGGGGACGGCGGCGACGCCGAGACCGACGCGTCCGGCTGA
- a CDS encoding DUF7410 domain-containing protein has protein sequence MSSNTQPPTDAASPVEPTTRAEATASPRTTVETDVPEGGPVYRCAYCGRPFTEESYLVLHRGLAHGDVVTADEREAFEAAYAEENASLRRFRIIALGLLVLLYFGFLFVFAVVT, from the coding sequence ATGTCCTCGAACACCCAACCGCCGACGGATGCCGCATCGCCAGTCGAACCGACGACGAGAGCCGAGGCGACGGCGTCGCCACGGACCACCGTCGAAACCGACGTTCCCGAGGGGGGGCCGGTGTATCGCTGTGCGTACTGCGGCCGCCCCTTCACCGAGGAGTCGTACCTCGTCTTGCACCGCGGACTCGCCCACGGCGACGTCGTGACCGCGGACGAGCGCGAGGCGTTCGAGGCGGCCTACGCGGAGGAGAACGCGTCGCTCCGGCGGTTCCGTATCATCGCGCTCGGGCTCTTGGTCCTCCTCTACTTCGGCTTCCTCTTCGTCTTCGCCGTCGTGACGTGA
- a CDS encoding potassium channel family protein, producing the protein MSQASVDGALTEARRRALLYLGVAAAAMFVYALLYQYGMRTLEGVDVGYVESLHVVVETFTTTGYGEDAARWSTNGMFLLMMVMQFTGVALIFTTLPLFLVPLVEESLRTAPPTATSLTDHVVICEFTPRGDTLVGELESMGTDYVIVESDREVARELVDDGYAVVHGDPESVGDLTAANADEAVALVADADDETNASIILSAKQVDPDIRVISLIENADLADYHRYAGADRIVSPRRLLGDSLASKAATSISTDLGDAVEIAEDFEVVELLVQQGAEVEGKTIANSGIAAEPGVTIIGAWFRGEFVSPPPPEEVIDEHTILLVTGREPQLDRLKELTLSEARRYRRGTVVVVGNGEVGSTAADALAAAEVPTVVVDLEEGPGVDVVGDITDRQTVQKADVENARSVVLAVDNDTTAVFATLVINQVAPGIEVIARANEAESIPKLYRAGAEYVLALATVSGRLLASNLLDEEVIAPEAQLEIVRTTAPALTGKTLAQADVRARTNCTVVAAERDGELITEVGPDFVVRTGDTLVVVGPDRDVNRFNEIVS; encoded by the coding sequence ATGTCGCAGGCCAGCGTCGACGGTGCCCTCACCGAGGCCCGTCGGCGTGCCCTCCTGTACCTCGGCGTCGCCGCCGCGGCGATGTTCGTGTACGCGCTCCTCTACCAGTACGGGATGCGGACCCTCGAGGGTGTCGACGTCGGCTACGTCGAGTCCCTGCACGTCGTCGTCGAGACGTTCACCACCACCGGTTACGGCGAGGACGCCGCCCGCTGGTCGACGAACGGGATGTTCCTCCTGATGATGGTGATGCAGTTCACCGGGGTGGCGCTCATCTTCACGACGCTCCCGCTCTTTCTGGTTCCACTCGTCGAAGAGTCGCTCCGGACCGCGCCGCCGACGGCGACGTCGCTCACCGACCACGTCGTCATCTGCGAGTTCACCCCCCGAGGCGACACGCTCGTCGGGGAACTGGAATCGATGGGCACCGACTACGTCATCGTCGAATCCGACCGCGAGGTCGCCCGCGAACTCGTCGACGACGGGTACGCCGTCGTCCACGGCGACCCCGAATCGGTCGGTGACCTCACCGCGGCCAACGCGGACGAGGCGGTCGCCCTGGTCGCCGACGCGGACGACGAGACGAACGCGAGCATCATCCTCTCGGCGAAGCAGGTCGACCCCGACATCCGCGTCATCAGCCTCATCGAGAACGCCGACCTCGCCGACTACCACCGGTACGCCGGCGCCGACCGGATCGTCTCCCCGCGCCGACTCCTCGGCGACAGCCTCGCGAGCAAGGCCGCGACCTCCATCTCGACGGACCTCGGCGACGCCGTGGAGATCGCCGAGGACTTCGAGGTCGTCGAACTGCTCGTCCAGCAGGGGGCCGAGGTGGAGGGAAAGACCATCGCCAACTCGGGCATCGCCGCCGAACCCGGCGTCACCATCATCGGCGCGTGGTTCCGCGGCGAGTTCGTCTCCCCGCCGCCGCCCGAGGAGGTCATCGACGAACACACCATCCTGCTCGTGACGGGCCGCGAGCCGCAGCTCGACCGGCTGAAGGAGCTCACCCTCTCGGAGGCCCGCCGCTACCGCCGGGGGACGGTCGTCGTCGTCGGCAACGGCGAGGTCGGCTCGACGGCGGCCGACGCGCTGGCGGCCGCGGAGGTTCCGACGGTCGTCGTCGACCTCGAGGAGGGACCCGGCGTCGACGTCGTCGGCGACATCACCGACAGACAGACCGTCCAGAAGGCGGACGTCGAGAACGCCCGTAGCGTCGTCCTCGCGGTCGACAACGACACCACGGCGGTGTTCGCGACGCTCGTCATCAACCAGGTCGCGCCGGGTATCGAGGTCATCGCCCGGGCGAACGAGGCCGAGAGCATCCCCAAGCTCTACCGCGCCGGCGCGGAGTACGTCCTCGCGCTGGCGACCGTCTCCGGTCGGTTGCTCGCCTCGAACCTGCTCGACGAGGAGGTCATCGCGCCGGAGGCACAACTGGAGATCGTCCGGACGACCGCCCCGGCGCTCACGGGGAAGACGCTCGCGCAAGCCGACGTCCGCGCGCGAACGAACTGCACCGTCGTCGCCGCCGAGCGCGACGGCGAACTCATCACCGAGGTCGGACCGGACTTCGTCGTCCGAACGGGCGACACGCTCGTCGTCGTCGGCCCCGACCGCGACGTCAACCGGTTCAACGAGATCGTCAGTTGA